In Opisthocomus hoazin isolate bOpiHoa1 chromosome 14, bOpiHoa1.hap1, whole genome shotgun sequence, the following proteins share a genomic window:
- the WDR44 gene encoding WD repeat-containing protein 44 — protein MASDSDTEEFYDAPEDVHLAGASPAPSPTKVGSHVLKDVGSNLHKAGSETFVQDTKQDDSKEIIDSIIEESQKAQQLDDDSLASRGQELTVPSSDANTWISGAGIISSIPEVLADKISLQEDPREPVRQSVCEDTEFESEKLLFASEQKETHKLTEVTNATHHKMGETEAQEETSKTEDITDKKEANTSEQVASDVSAKDFSTAEEMPPAKPPRQLAVEPDIVASTKKPVPARPPPPTNVPPPRPPPPARPAPPPRKKKSELDFDVQKPVLEVSRENLTAGGLLSPSTVTEGMPKDSQPSLDLASATSGDKIVTAQENGKAADGQTTNEVLGPQRPRSNSGRELTDEEILASVMIKNLDTGEEIPLSLAEEKLPTGINPLTLHIMRRTKEYVSNDAAQSDDEDKMQTQQTDSDGGRLKQKTTQLKKFLGKSVKRAKHLAEEYGERAVNKVKSVRDEVFHTDQDDPSSSDDEGMPYTRPVKFKAAHGFKGPYDFEQIKVVQDLSGEHMGAVWTMKFSHCGRLLASAGQDNVVRIWVLKNAFDYFNNMRMKYNTEGRVSPSPSQESLNSSKSDTDTGICSGVDEDPDDKNAPFRQRPFCKYKGHTADLLDLSWSKNYFLLSSSMDKTVRLWHISRRECLCCFQHIDFVTAIAFHPRDDRYFLSGSLDGKLRLWNIPDKKVALWNEVDGQTKLITAANFCQNGKYAVIGTYDGRCIFYDTEHLKYHTQIHVRSTRGRNRVGRKITGIEPLPGENKILVTSNDSRIRLYDLRDLSLSMKYKGYVNSSSQIKASFSHDFTYIVSGSEDKYVYIWSTYHDLSKFTSVRRDRNDFWEGIKAHNAVVTSAIFAPNPGLMVSLETSEKQEAESKGEDSEASDTIPSGALKTDHTEVLLSADFTGAIKVFINKKKYVS, from the exons GATGTGGGGAGCAATCTACACAAAGCTGGAAGTGAAACATTTGTACAAGATACGAAACAAGATGATTCAAAAGAG aTTATTGACAGTATTATAGAAGAAAGCCAGAAGGCCCAACAACTGGATGATGATTCTTTAGCTTCCAGAGGACAAGAACTGACTGTTCCATCTTCAGATGCAAATACGTGGATTTCTGGAGCAGGTATCATTAGTAGTATTCCAGAAGTATTAGCTGATAAAATATCATTACAAGAAGACCCTAGAGAACCGGTGCGTCAGAGTGTGTGTGAGGACACTGAATTTGAATCAGAGAAGCTTTTGTTTGCTTCTGAACAAAAGGAAACTCATAAATTAACAGAAGTAACAAATGCAACTCACCATAAAATGGgtgaaactgaagcacaagaagaaaCATCAAAAACAGAGGACATAACAGACAAGAAAGAGGCAAATACTTCAGAACAAGTGGCTTCGGATGTATCTGCCAAAGACTTTTctacagcagaagaaatgcctccagcaaaaccaccaaggcAGCTTGCTGTAGAGCCTGATATAGTTGCTAGCACGAAGAAGCCTGTCCCAGCACGGCCACCACCTCCAACAAATGTTCCTCCTCCAAGACCACCACCACCTGCACGGCCAGCTCCACCACCACGGAAGAAGAAGAGTGAACTGGATTTTGATGTGCAAAAGCCTGTTTTAGAGG TTTCTCGAGAGAACTTGACAGCAGGTGGTCTCTTAAGTCCAAGTACAGTGACAGAAGGCATGCCCAAGGATTCTCAGCCTTCTTTGGATTTGGCGAGCGCAACTAGCGGAGATAAAATAGTCACTGCACAG GAAAATGGGAAAGCAGCTGATGGCCAAACAACAAATGAAGTACTAGGACCACAAAGACCCAGGTCTAATTCTGGAAGAGAGCTCACGGATGAG GAAATTCTAGCAAGTGTAATGATAAAAAACCTTGATACAGGTGAAGAAATACCTCTGAGTTTGGCAGAAGAAAAGTTGCCAACAGGCATTAATCCACTAACTTTGCATATCATGAGAAGAACTAAAGAATATGTCAG TAACGATGCAGCACAGTCTGATGATGAAGACAAAATGCAGACACAGCAAACCGATTCTGATGGAGGGAGGTTAAAACAAAAAAC gaCCCAGCTGAAAAAATTCCTTGGCAAATCTGTAAAGCGAGCAAAACACCTTGCTGAAGAATACGGTGAACGTGCTGTAAATAAAGTTAAGAGTGTTCGAGATGAAG TCTTCCACACAGATCAAGATGATCCctcttccagtgatgatgaagGGATGCCGTATACAAGACCAGTTAAGTTCAAAGCAGCACATGGATTCAAGGGACCTTATGATTTTGAACAAATTAAAGTTGTTCAGGATCTCAGTGGAGAGCATATG GGTGCTGTCTGGACAATGAAATTCTCTCACTGCGGTCGATTACTTGCATCTGCAGGACAGGACAACGTAGTAAGAATATGGGTTTTAAAGAATGCTTTTGACTATTTCAATAACATGCGGATGAAGTACAACACAGAAG GCCGAGTCTCTCCCTCCCCATCTCAGGAGAGTCTGAATTCTTCAAAGTCTGATACTGATACAGGG ATTTGCAGTGGAGTTGATGAAGACCCAGATGATAAAAATGCCCCATTTCGCCAACGACCATTTTGCAAATACAAAGGGCATACAGCAGATCTTCTTGATCTTTCCTGGTCTAAA AATTACTTCTTGCTCTCTTCTTCTATGGACAAGACTGTCAGATTATGGCACATATCAAGAAGAGAATGTCtttgctgtttccagcacataGACTTCGTCACTGCTATAGCATTCCATCCAAGG GATGACAGGTACTTCTTAAGTGGTTCATTGGATGGGAAACTCCGACTCTGGAACATTCCTGACAAAAAAGTGGCATTATGGAATGAAGTAGATGGGCAGACAAAATTGATTACAGCTGCCAACTTCTGTCAGAACGGCAAATACGCTGTCATAGGCACATACGATGGAAGATGCATCTTCTATGACACAGAG CACTTGAAGTACCATACACAAATACATGTGCGTTCTACCAGAGGTCGAAACAGAGTTGGAAGAAAAATTACTGGCATTGAACCCTTGCCTGGAGAAAATAAG atACTAGTGACATCAAATGATTCCAGAATCAGATTGTatgacctaagagatctgtcttTATCCATGAAATACAAAGGTTATGTCAACAGCAGCAGCCAAATTAAAGCCAGCTTTAG CCATGACTTTACCTACATCGTGAGTGGTTCAGAAGATAAATACGTTTATATTTGGAGTACATACCATGACTTGAGCAAGTTTACATCTGTAAGAAGAGACCGTAATGATTTCTGGGAAGGCATTAAAG CACACAACGCAGTGGTCACATCTGCAATTTTTGCTCCCAATCCTGGTTTGATGGTGTCACTGGAaacttctgaaaagcaagaaGCTGAAAGTAAGGGAGAAGACTCTGAAGCGTCAGATACGATACCCTCTG GAGCTTTGAAGACCGATCACACAGAAGTGCTTTTATCAGCTGATTTTACTGGAGCAATCAAAGTCTTCATTAACAAAAAGAAATATGTATCTTAG